The window TATATGAACGAGATTGTTCGATCCAGCGTCGCCATCAAAAGGTAGTTGAAATCGCCCCATCGCATTCGATTTCAGAACATCTAAGAAATCGAATTTGCGATGCGGCTGTGAAACTAATGAAAAATGTCTCGTACATAAATGCAGGGACAGTGGAATTTTTAGTCGCGGGAGAAGATTTTTATTTTATCGAGGTCAATCCTCGTATTCAAGTCGAGCATACGATTACGGAAATGATTACAGGTATCGATATTGTTCATGCACAAATCAAGGTAGCAGCGGGTTATGGCTTGCATAGCGAGGAAATTCATATGCCCGAGCAAGCAGCTATTCCGTTGTTTGGCTATGCGATTCAAGCGCGTGTCACAACAGAAGATCCTGCAAATGGTTTTATGCCCGATACAGGCAAGCTGATGGTGTATCGTTCAAGCGGCGGCTTTGGCGTACGCTTAGATGCCGGCAATGGCTTCCAAGGGGCCGTTGTCACACCGTATTACGATTCATTACTCGTGAAAATTTCAACATCGGGCATGACGTTTAAAGAAGCTGCGGCGAAGATGGACCGCAATTTAAAAGAATTCCGTATTCGTGGTGTGAAAACGAATATTCCGTTTTTAAATAATGTCGTGACACATGAAAAATTTATCTCAGGGGCGTTTGATACAAGCTTTATTGATACAACGCCTGAATTATTTAACTTCCCTGTGCGTCAGGACCGTGGAACAAAATTACTAAGCTATATCGGAAATGTCACATTAAATGGCTTCCCAGGGGTAGAGAAAAAGGCCAAACCTATTTTCACGCAGCCTATTAAACCATTAGTAGACTTGCATGGACAACCTTTATCGGGCACAAAACAGATTTTGGAGTCGCAAGGGGCAGAGGGGCTCGTAAGATGGATTCTTGCACAGGACGATGTCCTTCTTACAGATACAACGTTCCGCGATGCGCATCAATCATTACTGGCTACACGTGTGCGTTCACATGATATGTTCCAAATTGCGGATGAAACGGCGCGTATGATGCACAACTTCTTCTCACTTGAAATGTGGGGCGGAGCAACGTTCGACGTAGCCTACCGTTTCTTAAAAGAAGACCCGTGGGAGCGTTTAGCTAAACTACGTGCCCAAGTACCGAATGTGTTATTCCAAATGTTACTGCGTGGGGCCAATGCCGTTGGCTACACAAACTACCCAGACAATCTCATCCGAGCGTTCATTGCGGAATCGGCTGCATCAGGTATTGATGTCTTCCGTATTTTCGATAGCTTGAACTGGATAAAAGGTATGGAAGTGGCGATAGATGCAGCGCGTACTTCCGGCAAAGTGGCCGAAGCCGCCATCTGCTATACAGGCGATATTTTTGACGATGCGCGTGCGAAATACTCGGTGCGATACTACAAAGATATGGCGAAGGAGCTCGAGGCGGCTGGTGCGCATATTTTAGCGATAAAAGATATGGCCGGTTTATTAAAGCCAGAAGCTGCCTATCGTTTAATATCTGAGTTGAAAGAGGCAACGAACTTGCCAATTCATCTGCATACGCATGATACAAGTGGCAACGGCATTTATTTATACGCAAAAGCGATTGAAGCAGGGGTGGATATTATTGATACAGCCCTCGGCTCAATGGCCGGTTTGACGTCACAGCCGAGTGCAAACTCCTTGTACTACGCGATGAAGGGCGGCAAGCGAGCGGTTCGTGCTGATATCGAATCACTAGAAAAGCTATCGTACTACTGGGAAGATGTGCGTAAATACTACAAAGATTTCGAAAGTGGCATGATGAGTCCGCATTCTGAAATTTATGTGCATGAGATGCCAGGCGGTCAGTATAGTAACTTACAGCAACAGGCGAAAGCAGTAGGACTCGGCGACCGCTGGGATGAAGTGAAACGCATGTATTCACGTGTCAATCTATTGTTTGGCGATATCGTGAAAGTCACACCGTCCTCCAAAGTGGTCGGCGATATGGCGTTATTCATGGTGCAAAATGATTTGGACGAAAACAATGTCCTGACAAAGGGGCAACAAATTGACTTCCCAGATTCCGTGATCGAGTTCTTCCAAGGCTACTTAGGGCAGCCCCATGGCGGTTTCCCACAAGCGCTACAACAGGTTGTCTTAAAGGATCGTGAAGCGATTACAGTGCGTCCAGGTGAGCTATTAGCGCCTGTAGACTTTGCCCAATTAGGCGCCGTACTGGAGGATAAATTACATCGACCTGTCACACAACAAGATATCCTCGCGTATGCCCTCTATCCGAAAGTATTTGAGGAGTACGCGAAAACCGTAGAGTCTTTCGGTAATGTTTCGGTATTAGACACGCCGACGTTCTTATACGGCTTAAAACTAGGCGAAGAAATCGAAGTAGAAATTGAAAAAGGCAAGACGCTCATTGTGAAGCTCGTATCGATTGGTGAACCCCAGCATGATGGTACACGTGTGATGTATTTTGAGTTAAATGGCCAATCACGTGAACTCGTGATTCAAGATATGACTGTCGAAGTAGACGGCAGTATCTCGTTAAAAGCAGATCCAAGCAACCCGAACCAAATTGGTGCGACGATGCCAGGGACTGTGCTGAAGGTGGTCGTATCAAAAGGCAGCCCAGTCAAACGTGGGGACCACCTCCTCATTACCGAAGCCATGAAAATGGAGACGACGGTACAAGCACCAAAGGATGGCGTGGTCAAAGAGGTGTACGCGACTGCGGGTGACGCTATTTCAACAGGAGATCTCTTAATTGAAATTGAATAATGAATAAGTGAAGAAGGTTATTAGACGGCTATTTTAGTGTACTAATAACCTTTTTTCTATTTTAAATTGATATTTTCATAAATCTTATTTTTGGATTAGGTAATCAAAAAAATAATCAGATAATCAAAAAAGGTGGACTTTATGCTAAATGATAAGAAGTCTTTTATTCAAGAGGCGAGAAAACCGCAAATTATTGAAGCGTCATTATAAGACAGCAATGAAAGTAGAGGGGACGAAGGATGCTTAAAAGTGTATTTAACTGGATACTTATTATAGGTTTATTATCATTAGCAGGGTGTATTATTACAGCAATTTGTCGATTTTTCGACATACCATTTACTACATTTTTTACAGATTTTGCTCTTGTATCATTTGGAATTTTAATTGTAGGTGCGATGGGTTCAGAAGTAACGAAAGGGCAAATCGAGGCTTAAGTATAAAAAAGATTCGACACGTTATTGTGTCGAATCTTTTTCTATAATCATTTACTTTTCTCATTAAAATTACTACGTGCTACTAGCATAATCATATAGCACAGCAGACCGAATAATAGTGAAATAAACAAAGAATGCATTAAAGCGACCGTTAGATTTAATTTAGTAAGGACTACTAACATACCAGCTAAAACTTGTAGAATAACAATAATGAAGGCAATTATCCAACCATAGTAAATAACGCGTTGATTTTTGTATTCTTTTATAGCGTGCCAAGTTATGTATGTAACCCAAATGAAAATAATGAGTACTGCAAGCCGATGTCCCATTTGCACCCATTCGTACATATTGTTTGGTAGTGCAAACGGTGTTTCATTGTAACAAAATGGCCAATCAGGACATATCAGGCTCGAATCTGTATGGCGTACCAGAGCCCCTGTATAAACGACTAAATAAGAATAAATTGTGACAGCAATCGTATGCCAACGTAACTTTTTGCCAATAAATACGTTATCAGCATCAAATTTTCGATCTACTTCAAATACAATCATAGAAAGAAGGAGAACCGCTGCAAAGGAAATAAGTGAAATCCCAAAATGCAGAGCAAGTATGAAATCTCCTTGTCCCCAAAGCACTTGAGCTGCACCGATAAAGGCCTGTGCGATTAAAAAGAACATTGCTAAGAAACCTAAAAATTTAACTTCTCGAATATGACCGAGTTTACGCCACGTCCAAATTGTTAATGCAAGAATTGAAATTGAAACGACTCCTGTAACAAGACGATGCGAGAATTCAATTAATACTTCTGGTGTTATTTCTTTGGGAATTAGAGAACCATTGCAATCGGGCCAGTTTCGGCCACAGCCTAAGCCACTATCTGTTTTTGTAACGAGCGCTCCTCCAAGTAAAATAAGGAGCATCCCCACAGTAGCAGCAACAGCAAACCACTTCATATACCTGTTGTGTTGCATAAAATGAGTCACCTACTTTATCTATCAACATTACATGAACGTAATGTTTCTGCTACTAGATAATATCGAAAATACGTTTAAAAAACAACTTGTAATGAGGAGGGAGTATTAGATGTCGATTCCATTTCACAAATTGTTCATAATTTCGTGCTTTAACCTTCACAATTCATTTTAGAAAATGTTTTACTATAGATATGTTGTTTTTAATTATATTTCTAGACTAAGCTAATTTTTACAACTTCATCTAAATTTCACTAAACGTCTAGAAATCAATCGCAAATTTCGCTATAGTTATTGTTAGCGGAATATGCTTACAAAAATGAAAGGAGAGGTAACATGTCAAACGGTCGTACACTGACGGCTACTAGAAATACTGAACCAGAAACAACATCTGTTGTAAAAGATTTCTTAGCACTGATTAAAATTGGAATCGTTAACTCGAATCTTGTCACAACGTTTACAGGGATGTGGCTGGCATTTCAGTTTACTGGTAGACATTTCTTGCAAGAGCTTGATGTCATATTTTGCACCATGCTGGGTGCGGCATTAATTATCGGTGGTTCGGGTGCGATGAATAACTTCATTGATCAAGATATTGACCCGATCATGAAAAGAACGAAAGCAAGACCGACAGTAACAGGTAGATTCAAGCCGAATTTTGTATTGACCATTGCCCTCTCATTTTTAATTGTAGGTGAAATTTTGTTATTTGCGGCATCATTTGCGGCCGGCATGTGGGGACTAGTAGGAATATTTGCTTATGTCGTTCTGTACTCAATGTGGTCAAAAAGGAAGCATGTTAGTAACACGGTTGTAGGAAGTATTTCTGGCGCGATTCCACCAATAATCGGTTTCGCAGCAGTTGAACCTGCACTTGGTCCAGGGGCACTTGCTTTATTTCTCATCATGTTTGCATGGCAACCACCGCATTTTTATGCACTTGCTATGAAACGTACCGAAGAATATCGTGCGGCTAATATTCCCATGCTACCTGTTGTAAAAGGATTTAAACGAACAAAGTACTCAATGGTTTTCTGGATTCTTTTATTATTTCCGTTACCGTTCCTTTTAACAGAGCTAGGAAATGGCTTCTTAATACTTGCGACTGCATTGAACTTGGGTTGGGTAATACTAGCTCTTAAGGGCTTTACCACAAAAGATGATATAAAATGGGCAAATAAAATGTTTATTTATTCGTTGAATCATATGACCATTCTATTTGTATCCATCATTATATTTGCGGTATTTAGCTAATGTTAGGAATTCTTTCTTTTCCCTAAAGAATTCATATAGACAGAACCAATGTCCTAGGTACACATGAAAATACAACAAAGAAAGAGGGGTTTAATTAAGCTATGATGAAAGGGCTTAAAAAATGGCGTCTTTTTTCACTTCTAGCAGTGATGATGGTCTTCCTTTCTGGATGTGGTGAAGAATACATTTCTGCACTGAAACCATCTGGTGAAGTAGGTAAAGAACAATTGAATTTATTACTGTTAACTACAGGAATTATGACGCTAGTAGTAGTAATAGTATCAGTTATCTATTTACTTGCATTCGTTAAGTTCCGTCGTGCTAAAGTCGGCGAGAACGTTATTCCTAAGCAAGTAGAAGGAAGTCACACTCTTGAAGTGATTTGGACAGTTATTCCAATTATCTTATTATTAATTATTGCTGTACCAGTTGTTACGGCTACTTATAAATTTGCAGATGTTGCTGCAATGGACGAAGTAGACGAAAACGGTAATAAAACTGCTCTTACAGTAAATGTAACTGCAAAACTATATTGGTGGGAGTTTGAATACCCTAACCAAGGTATCGTAACTGCACAAGAATTAGTTGTACCAACAGGCCAAAAAGTTTACTTTAACTTAAAAGCTGCCGATGTTAAGCACTCATTCTGGATTCCTGCTGTAGGCGGTAAAATGGATACAAACGTAGAAAACTTAAACAAATTCTACCTCGTATTCGATAAAGAATCGAAAGACCTTAAAGACGGCGTATTTTATGGTAAATGTGCTGAGTTATGTGGTCCTTCACATGCATTAATGGACTTTAAAGTAAAATCATTAAGCCCAGAAGCGTTTGATGCTTGGGTGGTTTCAATGAAAGCTACAGAAGGACAAACTGCCGACAAAGCATCTACAGATCTTGGTGAAGCAACATTTGCTAACAGTTGTTTAGCTTGTCATGCTGTATCAGGCGTAGGCGGAACAGGTGGAGTAGGTCCTAACTTAACTACATTTGGTGATCGTAACCGTGTTGCAGGTTTCTTAGAGCACACTGAAGAAAACTTACAAGCATGGATTAAGGATCCTGGACAATACAAACCAGGAAACTTAATGTTGAATCCAGATGGTACTGCACCAATCTATGGCGACTTATCTGACGAAGAAATTCAAGCTCTTGCAACTTACATCATGGGCTTATCAGTAGAGAAATAATTTTAAGTTTTATGTAACAAACTTTGAGGGAGGTAAAAGTTGTGAGCTCATACACACAGAAAAAGGGCTTTGGAGCAGCTGTCTGGGACTATATTACAACTGTTGACCATAAAAAGTTAGCAGTAATGTATTTATTAGCCGGTACATTGTTCTTCGCTATCGCTGGTTTTGAAGCGTTATTAATGCGTATTCAGTTAATGAAACCGAATAACGATTTCGTTTCAGCTGGTTTTTTCAATGAATTATTAACAATGCACGGAACGACGATGTTATTCCTAGCTGCGACTCCATTATTATTCGCATTTATGAATATGCTTGTACCATTACAAATTGGTGCGCGTGACGTTGCATTCCCATTCCTTAACTCTTTAGGGTTCTGGTTATTCTTCCTAGGTGCAGTATTCCTTCACCTGTCATTCTTCATGGGTGGCGCTCCTGATGCGGGCTGGACTTCTTATGCATCATTATCTTTATATTCTCCAGGACATGGTATTGACTTCTATGTACTTGGTTTACAAATTTCAGGGGCAGGTACATTAATTTCGGGTCTTAACTTCATCGTTACGATCATTACAATGCGTGCTCCAGGTATGAC of the Lysinibacillus fusiformis genome contains:
- the cyoE gene encoding heme o synthase — encoded protein: MSNGRTLTATRNTEPETTSVVKDFLALIKIGIVNSNLVTTFTGMWLAFQFTGRHFLQELDVIFCTMLGAALIIGGSGAMNNFIDQDIDPIMKRTKARPTVTGRFKPNFVLTIALSFLIVGEILLFAASFAAGMWGLVGIFAYVVLYSMWSKRKHVSNTVVGSISGAIPPIIGFAAVEPALGPGALALFLIMFAWQPPHFYALAMKRTEEYRAANIPMLPVVKGFKRTKYSMVFWILLLFPLPFLLTELGNGFLILATALNLGWVILALKGFTTKDDIKWANKMFIYSLNHMTILFVSIIIFAVFS
- the coxB gene encoding cytochrome c oxidase subunit II — protein: MMKGLKKWRLFSLLAVMMVFLSGCGEEYISALKPSGEVGKEQLNLLLLTTGIMTLVVVIVSVIYLLAFVKFRRAKVGENVIPKQVEGSHTLEVIWTVIPIILLLIIAVPVVTATYKFADVAAMDEVDENGNKTALTVNVTAKLYWWEFEYPNQGIVTAQELVVPTGQKVYFNLKAADVKHSFWIPAVGGKMDTNVENLNKFYLVFDKESKDLKDGVFYGKCAELCGPSHALMDFKVKSLSPEAFDAWVVSMKATEGQTADKASTDLGEATFANSCLACHAVSGVGGTGGVGPNLTTFGDRNRVAGFLEHTEENLQAWIKDPGQYKPGNLMLNPDGTAPIYGDLSDEEIQALATYIMGLSVEK
- a CDS encoding COX15/CtaA family protein — encoded protein: MQHNRYMKWFAVAATVGMLLILLGGALVTKTDSGLGCGRNWPDCNGSLIPKEITPEVLIEFSHRLVTGVVSISILALTIWTWRKLGHIREVKFLGFLAMFFLIAQAFIGAAQVLWGQGDFILALHFGISLISFAAVLLLSMIVFEVDRKFDADNVFIGKKLRWHTIAVTIYSYLVVYTGALVRHTDSSLICPDWPFCYNETPFALPNNMYEWVQMGHRLAVLIIFIWVTYITWHAIKEYKNQRVIYYGWIIAFIIVILQVLAGMLVVLTKLNLTVALMHSLFISLLFGLLCYMIMLVARSNFNEKSK
- the pyc gene encoding pyruvate carboxylase — its product is MESINKILVANRGEIAIRIFRACTELNISTVAIYSREDSGAFHRYKADEAYLVGAGKKPIDAYLDIEGIMSIAKDAGVDAIHPGYGFLSENVDFARRCEEEGIVFIGPTSQHLDMFGDKVKAREQAVRADIPVIPGTDGPVASVEEVLAFGEQFGYPLMIKASLGGGGRGMRVVQTKDEATSAYERAKSEAKAAFGSDEVYVEKCILHPKHIEVQIIGDKEGNIVHLYERDCSIQRRHQKVVEIAPSHSISEHLRNRICDAAVKLMKNVSYINAGTVEFLVAGEDFYFIEVNPRIQVEHTITEMITGIDIVHAQIKVAAGYGLHSEEIHMPEQAAIPLFGYAIQARVTTEDPANGFMPDTGKLMVYRSSGGFGVRLDAGNGFQGAVVTPYYDSLLVKISTSGMTFKEAAAKMDRNLKEFRIRGVKTNIPFLNNVVTHEKFISGAFDTSFIDTTPELFNFPVRQDRGTKLLSYIGNVTLNGFPGVEKKAKPIFTQPIKPLVDLHGQPLSGTKQILESQGAEGLVRWILAQDDVLLTDTTFRDAHQSLLATRVRSHDMFQIADETARMMHNFFSLEMWGGATFDVAYRFLKEDPWERLAKLRAQVPNVLFQMLLRGANAVGYTNYPDNLIRAFIAESAASGIDVFRIFDSLNWIKGMEVAIDAARTSGKVAEAAICYTGDIFDDARAKYSVRYYKDMAKELEAAGAHILAIKDMAGLLKPEAAYRLISELKEATNLPIHLHTHDTSGNGIYLYAKAIEAGVDIIDTALGSMAGLTSQPSANSLYYAMKGGKRAVRADIESLEKLSYYWEDVRKYYKDFESGMMSPHSEIYVHEMPGGQYSNLQQQAKAVGLGDRWDEVKRMYSRVNLLFGDIVKVTPSSKVVGDMALFMVQNDLDENNVLTKGQQIDFPDSVIEFFQGYLGQPHGGFPQALQQVVLKDREAITVRPGELLAPVDFAQLGAVLEDKLHRPVTQQDILAYALYPKVFEEYAKTVESFGNVSVLDTPTFLYGLKLGEEIEVEIEKGKTLIVKLVSIGEPQHDGTRVMYFELNGQSRELVIQDMTVEVDGSISLKADPSNPNQIGATMPGTVLKVVVSKGSPVKRGDHLLITEAMKMETTVQAPKDGVVKEVYATAGDAISTGDLLIEIE